The Natrinema caseinilyticum genomic sequence GGACGATCGACCGACGAACCGGTCTATATCGATGGTGCGAGCCACCTCGACGACGTCGTCGACGAGCACGACGTCGTCCTCGCGGACTTCTACGCCGACTGGTGTGGCCCCTGCAAGATGATCGAGCCCGTCCTCGAGCGGCTGGCGGCCGAGACGGACGCGGTGATCGCCAAGGTAGACGTCGACCAAAACCAGCAGCTCGCAGGGACCTACGGCGTCCGCGGGGTTCCGACGCTCGCGTTCTTCGCGGGCGGCGAGCAGGTCGAACAACACACCGGGGTCCTCCCGGCGGACCGTCTGCGAACGATGATCGAGGGATACGCGAACGAATGAGTGAGCAATCGGACCGATCCACGTCCGTCAGAGACGTCGTTATCGTCGGCTCCGGCGTTGCGGGCCTCTCGGCCGCAGTCTACGCCGCACGAGCCGACCTCGAGCCGCTGGTCCTCGAGGGTCCGGAACCCGGCGGCCAGCTCACGCTGACGACCGACGTGGAGAACTTCCTCGGCTTCCCCGAGGGGGTCGGCGGCATGGAACTGATCCAGCGCGGGAAAGACCAGGCCCGGCACTTCGGTGCCGAGTTCAGTCACGGCAGCGTCGAGCGCGCGAGCCTCGACGAGCGCCCGTTCGAACTCGACCTCGCGAGCGGCGACACGCTTCGAACGGGCGCGCTGATCGTCGCGACCGGCGCGAGCGCCCGCTGGGTCGGGGCCGAAAACGAGGACGAACTGATGGGGTACGGCCTCTCGACGTGTGCCACCTGCGACGGCGCGTTCCACCGCGGCGACGACGTCCTCGTGGTCGGCGGCGGCGACAGCGCGATGGAGGAAGCGCTCTTCCTCGCCAAATTCGCCGACAGCGTGACGATCGTTCACCGGCGCGACGAACTGCGCGCCTCCGACATCATGGCCCGCAGAGCCCGCGATCACGAGAAAATTTCGTTCCGCTGGAACACCGAACTGCTCGAGATTCACGGCTCGCAAGCCGACGGCGTCACGGGGGCGACGCTCGTCCGACACCCCGAGGGCCGGCCGAAAGAGAAAGTCGACGCGGGCGCGGACGTCGAGTACGAGACGGTCGACGTCGGCGGCATCTTCTACGGCGTCGGCCACGTCCCGAACACGGACTTCCTCGTGGACACCGCCGTCGAACTCGACGACGCCGGACACGTGGAAACGCTCGACGGCCGGACGACCGAAACCGCGGTCGACGGCGTCTTCGGTGCCGGCGACGTGATGGACCCCGAGTACAGACAGGCCATCACAGCCGCAGGAACCGGAAGCATGGCCGCGCTCGACGCGGAGACGTGGCTCGAGGAACGGGAAATAGCTGAGACGCAGTCGGGGCCCGTCGTGGAGATGGAAGCCGACGACTGACCGGTCGACCGGAACGTATCGGACGGCCTCGAACCGGTGCCTCGCCGATCGGGGGTTCG encodes the following:
- the trxA gene encoding thioredoxin, which translates into the protein MATDASDSDSGRSTDEPVYIDGASHLDDVVDEHDVVLADFYADWCGPCKMIEPVLERLAAETDAVIAKVDVDQNQQLAGTYGVRGVPTLAFFAGGEQVEQHTGVLPADRLRTMIEGYANE
- a CDS encoding NAD(P)/FAD-dependent oxidoreductase, with the translated sequence MSEQSDRSTSVRDVVIVGSGVAGLSAAVYAARADLEPLVLEGPEPGGQLTLTTDVENFLGFPEGVGGMELIQRGKDQARHFGAEFSHGSVERASLDERPFELDLASGDTLRTGALIVATGASARWVGAENEDELMGYGLSTCATCDGAFHRGDDVLVVGGGDSAMEEALFLAKFADSVTIVHRRDELRASDIMARRARDHEKISFRWNTELLEIHGSQADGVTGATLVRHPEGRPKEKVDAGADVEYETVDVGGIFYGVGHVPNTDFLVDTAVELDDAGHVETLDGRTTETAVDGVFGAGDVMDPEYRQAITAAGTGSMAALDAETWLEEREIAETQSGPVVEMEADD